The Deltaproteobacteria bacterium genome segment AGGTGGGATACGGGTCTTCGTGGAAGTCGTAGGCGAAGGGGTCGAACTGAACGTGCGTCATGACAGGTCTCACCCACGCTTCAGGTGCGGATGCACCTCGCGCTCCCAGAGCGCGAGCATCTCGTTCGCGAGGTGCGGCGCGATGCCGGCGAGCAGCGGGCTCAGGTAGAGCACGCTGTTCGCGCCGAGCTTCTCCGCGAGCGCGAGCGTCTCGTCGGGCGTCAGCACCTGATAAGCGCCGCTCTGCTTCACCGTGTCCGGCGTGATGCCGCTCGCATAGGGGCCGCTCGGTTTGCCGTGCGCCTCGATCGTCCAGTCGCTGTAGCTCCGTAGCTGGTGCAGCGCGTGTGGCAGCAGGCGCTCCCAGTCCTTCGCGGGCTCCTTCGACAGCCACAAGAAGATCGGGCCCTGCTTCGGGTACTCGCCGGGATCAGGCTTGCCGAGCGCGCAGCACTCTTCGCGATAGGGCTTCCACAGGCGCGGATCGAGTGGCGGAAACCAGCCGTCCGCGATGCGCGCCGCGCGCCGCGCCGCGGCGGGCGACTCGCCCCCTAACAAGATCGGCGGCGGCGGATCGGGCACTGGGGTGATGTGCATGCGCCGGCCCTGCCACGTGAAGGGCTCGCCGCGCCACGCGAGGCGCGCCAGATCGATGAGCTCGCCGATCGCGCGCCAGCGATCTTCGAGCTTGCGCCCGAACATCTCGAACTCGGCGGGCCGGTAGCCGCCGCCGATTCCCAACAACAAGCGACCGCCCGTCGCGAGCTGCGTGACGGCCGCGTCCTCGACGAGCTTCACCGGGTCGTAGAGCGGCGCGAGCGCGACCGAGGTGCGGAGCAAGATGCGCTTCGTGCGCGCGCCCATCGCCGCCGCGAGCACGAGCGGCGAGGGGTTGTAGCCGTCGGGCGAAGCGTGGTGCTCACCGAGGCCGATCACGTCGAAGCCGAGCGCGTCCGCCCACGCCGCCTGATCGAGCGCAGCGGCATAGAGCTCGCGCGCCGGAGCGCCGAAGCTCGGAGCGCGCATGTCGTACGTCACGACGAGCTGCATGGGCTACGCCTCGCGGTCCTCGATCGTGGCGTACCAGTCGAACGTGTCGCGGCGCACCCAGCCGGGCATGTTGGTTCGCTTCTGCAGGCGCTCGATCATCTTCGGCGTGAGCTGCTGGTTCTTCGCCATCTGCGCGAAGACCTTGCCCGCGTTCGTGTGATCGAAGAAGTCGCGCTGCCAGGTCCATTGAGAATTCCCGCCGTAGCGGAACCACGAGCCCCCGGTGCCGCCGATCTCGTAGGGCTTGCCGTCGTCACCTGAGACGGGCGCGACCTGCCGCCAGATTCCGATCACCTCGCCCTTCTGGTCGTCGATCAGCGTGCGGACGTACGGGTACGTCCACTTCTCGAGCCCCTCCATCTCGGTGCCGAACACCCAGTCGAGAATCTGCTGCCGTCCGCGCGCTACGAACTCCCAGCTCGCGCCGTTGTTCCAGGTGTAGACCGCATCCGGCGCGTAGAACTGCGCGAGCGGCGCCCAGTCGCCCGTGCGACCCGCTTCGTCGTTCGCGGCGACGAAGCGGCGGATCATGTCTTCGAGCTCGGCACGGGGGAACGCGGGCATGGAGGCTCCAGTTGTTATGGGAGTCGCTTCACTCTTCGAGCGCGAGCGCGCGCGTCGGGCAGTACCTCACCGCGGCCTGCACCTTCGCGCGCAGCGCTTCGGACGGATTCACTTGCAGCACGATCACGACTCCGTCCCGCTCGTTCACGTCGAACACTTCGGGCGCCTCGCTCTTACAGGCGCCGTGGCCTTGGCAGAGGTCCGCGTCGACGCGAACGCGCATCAGGCTTTCTTCCCCGGCAGCCCGATCACCTTCGTCTCGAGGTACTCCTCGAAACCGAGCTCGCCGTTCTCGCGGCCGAGGCCGCTCTGGCGATAGCCGCCGAACGGCGTGTCGGGATGGAACCAACCGCCGCCGTTCACGCTGAGCGTGCCCGTGCGAATCCCGCGCGCGACCGCGAGCGCGCGCTCTTCGCTCGCGCTGTGCACGGCGCCCGAGAGGCCGTAGATCGAGTCGTTCGCGATGCGCACTGCGTCCGCGTCGTCCGCGAACGGAATCACCGCGAGCACCGGCCCGAAGATCTCTTCCTGCGCGATCGTCATCTTCGGGTCGACGTCTACGAACAAAGTGGGCTCGACGTAGAAGCCCTTCGGCAAGTGCTTCGGCACTCCGCCGCCGACCAGGCACTTCGCGCCCTCGCGCTTGCCCTTCTCGATGTACGCGAGTACGCGCTCCTGCTGCTTCTTGCTGATCTGCGGGCCCTGCAGGTGCGCGGGGTTGGTCGGGTCGCCGTACTTCCAGCTCTCGAACGCGGCCTTCACGAGCGCGACGCCTTCGTCGTAGCGCGAGCGCGGGAGCAGGAGGCGCGTCGTGATCGCGCAGCCCTGCCCGCCGTGCACGCACGTCATCGCCGCGCCGGGCAGCACCGCCGCGAGCTTCGCGTCGTCGAGCACCACGTTCGCGCTCTTGCCGCCCAGCTCGAGGAACACCTTCTTCACCGTCGCCGAGGCGCGCTCCATCACGCGCCGGCCGGTCGCGGTGGAGCCGGTGAACGTGACGACGTCGACACGCGGATCGGTCGAGAGCATCTCGCCTAACAAATGGTCCGATGAGGCGACGATGTTCAGCACGCCCGGCGGAATGTCGGTGCGCTCCGCCGCGAGCTTCGCGACGTGCGTCGCGCTCCACGGCGTG includes the following:
- a CDS encoding nuclear transport factor 2 family protein, whose amino-acid sequence is MPAFPRAELEDMIRRFVAANDEAGRTGDWAPLAQFYAPDAVYTWNNGASWEFVARGRQQILDWVFGTEMEGLEKWTYPYVRTLIDDQKGEVIGIWRQVAPVSGDDGKPYEIGGTGGSWFRYGGNSQWTWQRDFFDHTNAGKVFAQMAKNQQLTPKMIERLQKRTNMPGWVRRDTFDWYATIEDREA
- a CDS encoding ferredoxin, coding for MRVRVDADLCQGHGACKSEAPEVFDVNERDGVVIVLQVNPSEALRAKVQAAVRYCPTRALALEE
- a CDS encoding aldehyde dehydrogenase family protein — encoded protein: MALAPLAPGTQNLIDGRLVGASNGATFENVNPATEEVLGVTADGTKEDMERAIAAARRAFDETAWSRDPAFRAKCVGQLYDALKADKEQLRAIVVAEAGACVTLTGFMHVDEPIEMMKYWATKASSYEYERTMSDISFLGAPQRRLLRREAAGVVGAITPWNVPLYLNIAKIGPALAAGCTIVLKPAPDTPWSATHVAKLAAERTDIPPGVLNIVASSDHLLGEMLSTDPRVDVVTFTGSTATGRRVMERASATVKKVFLELGGKSANVVLDDAKLAAVLPGAAMTCVHGGQGCAITTRLLLPRSRYDEGVALVKAAFESWKYGDPTNPAHLQGPQISKKQQERVLAYIEKGKREGAKCLVGGGVPKHLPKGFYVEPTLFVDVDPKMTIAQEEIFGPVLAVIPFADDADAVRIANDSIYGLSGAVHSASEERALAVARGIRTGTLSVNGGGWFHPDTPFGGYRQSGLGRENGELGFEEYLETKVIGLPGKKA
- a CDS encoding LLM class flavin-dependent oxidoreductase — encoded protein: MQLVVTYDMRAPSFGAPARELYAAALDQAAWADALGFDVIGLGEHHASPDGYNPSPLVLAAAMGARTKRILLRTSVALAPLYDPVKLVEDAAVTQLATGGRLLLGIGGGYRPAEFEMFGRKLEDRWRAIGELIDLARLAWRGEPFTWQGRRMHITPVPDPPPPILLGGESPAAARRAARIADGWFPPLDPRLWKPYREECCALGKPDPGEYPKQGPIFLWLSKEPAKDWERLLPHALHQLRSYSDWTIEAHGKPSGPYASGITPDTVKQSGAYQVLTPDETLALAEKLGANSVLYLSPLLAGIAPHLANEMLALWEREVHPHLKRG